GTTTAAGCTGTGAAACAAGGTTTGAGAGCATACCGCCCGGAACCTGATACAAAAGCGTGTTGATGTCAACGCCGAGAACTTTTGTGTTCATAAGACCGCTTTCAAGATATTTTTCGCGGAGCGGTTTGAAGTAATCCGCAATTTCGGTGAGCGCGCCGAGGTCAAGACCGGTATCTCTGTCTGTGCCCTGAAGTGTGGCAACGAGCGGTTCTGTTGCCGGCTGGCTTGTGCCGAGCGCAAGCGGAGAAATTGCACAGTCCACAATGTCCACACCTGCTTCGATTGCTTTAAGATACGTCATTTCGCCGACACCGCTTGTGCAGTGCGTGTGGAGCTGAATGGGGATTTTAACCGTTTCTTTAAGCGCTTTTACAAGTTTGTATGCCTCGTACGGAACAAGGAGCGCCGCCATATCCTTGATGCAGATGCTGTCTGCACCCATTTCTTCAAGCTGTTTCGCCATTTTTGTGTATGTTTCAATGGTGTGAACAGGGCTTATTGTGTAGCAAACAGTTGCCTGAACGTGACCTTTTTCCTTTTTGCACGCGTTGATTGCTGTTTTAAGGTTCCTTACGTCGTTCAATGCGTCGAAAATACGCATAATGTCAATGCCGTTTGCGATTGATTTCTGAACAAAATATTCAACAACGTCATCGGCATAGTGGCGGTAACCCAAAATGTTCTGACCTCTGAAAAGCATCTGAAGTTTTGTGTTTTTCGCCGCCGCTCTGATTTTACGGAGTCTTTCCCACGGGTCCTCATTCAAAAAGCGAAGGCACGAATCGAAAGTTGCACCGCCCCAAGCCTCAAGCGAATGATAGCCGATTTTGTCCATTTTGTCTATGATAGGAAGCATCTCGTCGGTCGTCATTCTTGTTGCAATCAGCGACTGGTGAGCGTCCCTTAATACCGTTTC
This genomic stretch from Qingrenia yutianensis harbors:
- a CDS encoding oxaloacetate decarboxylase subunit alpha; this translates as MAKNPVKITETVLRDAHQSLIATRMTTDEMLPIIDKMDKIGYHSLEAWGGATFDSCLRFLNEDPWERLRKIRAAAKNTKLQMLFRGQNILGYRHYADDVVEYFVQKSIANGIDIMRIFDALNDVRNLKTAINACKKEKGHVQATVCYTISPVHTIETYTKMAKQLEEMGADSICIKDMAALLVPYEAYKLVKALKETVKIPIQLHTHCTSGVGEMTYLKAIEAGVDIVDCAISPLALGTSQPATEPLVATLQGTDRDTGLDLGALTEIADYFKPLREKYLESGLMNTKVLGVDINTLLYQVPGGMLSNLVSQLKQANAEDKFDEVLKEVPRVRKDFGYPPLVTPTSQIVGTQAVLNVLMGERYKMVTKESKGLVKGEYGKTPVPVSDEIKKIIIGDEKQITCRPADNIKPELDKIRNECKEYIEQDEDVLSYALFDSVATKFFQQRQAAKYKVDSSLADVNDKVYPV